The Solanum lycopersicum chromosome 6, SLM_r2.1 genome has a window encoding:
- the LOC101249463 gene encoding serine/threonine-protein phosphatase PP1 isozyme 2: protein MDILALDDIIHRLLEVRGRPGKQVQLSEAEIRQLCLKSREIFLKQPNLLELDAPIKICGDIHGQYSDLLRLFEYGGLPPKSNYLFLGDYVDRGKQSLETICLLLAYKIKYPENFFLLRGNHECASVNRIYGFYDECKRRFNVRLWKVFTDSFNCLPVAALIDEKILCMHGGLSPDLQHLDQIRNLQRPTDVPESGLLCDLLWSDPSKDVKGWGMNDRGVSHTFGPDKVTEFLQKLDLDLICRAHQVVEDGYEFFADRQLVTIFSAPNYCGEFDNAGAMMSVDETLMCSFQILKPAEKKPKFGFGSTTTTKNATPAKTKVISW from the exons ATGGATATTTTAGCACTTGATGATATAATCCATCGTTTGCTTGAAGTTCGTGGGAGACCTGGTAAACAAGTACAACTTTCTGAGGCAGAAATCAGACAGCTATGTCTCAAGTCGAGAGAAATTTTCTTGAAGCAGCCGAATCTTCTTGAGCTTGATGCACCCATCAAGATCTGcg GGGATATCCATGGTCAGTACTCAGATCTACTGAGGCTGTTTGAATATGGTGGATTACCTCCAAAATCCAATTACCTATTCTTGGGTGATTATGTTGATCGGGGGAAGCAAAGTCTGGAAACAATATGTCTTCTTCTtgcatataaaataaagtatccTGAAAACTTTTTCCTTCTGAGGGGAAACCATGAATGTGCGTCTGTGAATCGTATATATGGATTCTATGATGAGTGCAAACGAAGGTTCAATGTTCGACTGTGGAAAGTATTTACAGACTCTTTTAACTGCCTCCCTGTGGCAGCTCTGATTGATGAAAAGATTTTGTGTATGCATGGTGGACTCTCTCCTGATCTTCAGCATTTGGATCAGATAAGGAACCTTCAACGACCAACTGATGTTCCAGAGAGCGGGTTACTCTGTGATCTTCTCTGGTCTGATCCTAGTAAAGATGTTAAAGGGTGGGGAATGAATGACCGTGGAGTTTCTCACACCTTTGGCCCTGATAAGGTGACAGAGTTTCTCCAGAAGCTAGATCTTGATCTTATTTGTCGTGCCCACCAG GTTGTGGAAGATGGATACGAGTTTTTTGCTGATAGACAACTTGTGACAATTTTTTCAGCTCCTAATTATTGTGGCGAATTTGATAATGCTGGTGCTATGATGAGTGTGGATGAGACTCTGATGTGTTCTTTTCAGATATTAAAGCCTGCAGAGAAGAAGCCTAAGTTTGGATTTGGGAGCACTACTACGACCAAAAATGCAACTCCAGCAAAAACTAAG GTCATTTCTTGGTAA
- the LOC101249928 gene encoding RING-H2 finger protein ATL16-like, whose protein sequence is MESLSPMISPPGSSSHAGFPIVVIAIIGIVATGLLLVSYYIFVIKCCLNWHRIDLLRRFSFSRRQSVVDRSTVYSPVLENRGLEESVIQSIPIFQYKKGEGKDAIIEERTRSSCECAVCLNDFQDNEKLRIIPSCAHIFHIDCIDVWLQKNANCPLCRTNISLTKIPCDVVIEIAENNPTLSGDRTNGSSFSTNLISSMGDECIDIRKKDEDFAVQHIRRSFSMDSATDRQLYLTVQQIVQQQRQVSDVSSCEESSARVIKRSFFSFGHGRGSRNAVLPLHWEP, encoded by the coding sequence ATGGAGTCCCTTTCTCCTATGATAAGTCCTCCAGGTTCTTCTTCCCATGCTGGCTTCCCAATTGTAGTCATCGCAATCATCGGTATCGTGGCTACTGGTTTATTGCTAGTTAGTTACTACATTTTTGTTATCAAATGTTGTTTGAATTGGCACAGAATTGATCTTTTGAGACGATTTTCTTTCTCTAGAAGGCAGAGTGTAGTAGACCGCTCAACGGTTTACTCCCCTGTACTGGAAAATCGGGGACTAGAGGAATCTGTGATTCAATCAATCCCGATTTTCCAGTACAAGAAAGGGGAAGGAAAAGATGCAATCATTGAGGAGAGAACAAGAAGTTCATGTGAATGTGCTGTTTGTTTGAATGATTTTCAAGATAATGAGAAGCTTAGAATAATTCCAAGCTGTGCTCATATCTTccatattgattgtattgatgtTTGGCTTCAAAAAAATGCAAATTGTCCACTTTGCAGAACCAACATCTCATTGACTAAAATCCCTTGTGATGTTGTCATAGAAATAGCAGAAAACAATCCAACATTATCCGGGGATAGAACTAATGGTTCAAGTTTTTCAACAAATTTGATCTCAAGCATGGGGGATGAGTGCAttgatataagaaaaaaagacGAAGATTTCGCAGTCCAACACATTAGGAGATCATTCTCTATGGATTCAGCTACTGATAGACAACTTTATTTGACAGTTCAACAGATTGTACAGCAGCAAAGACAAGTTTCTGATGTTAGTTCTTGTGAAGAAAGTAGTGCCAGAGTCATCAAAAgatcatttttctcttttgggCATGGAAGGGGTTCAAGAAATGCAGTTCTACCACTTCATTGGGAGCCATAG